One Purpureocillium takamizusanense chromosome 1, complete sequence genomic window carries:
- the ATP18 gene encoding atp18 subunit J of the mitochondrial F1F0 ATP synthase (COG:S~EggNog:ENOG503P8G9), with translation MSWLGVAPFKKFPAPFLKPMAPFFAAGLIIAYGANSAQNAMMASDEWKNDPRNPNAKTAGTGGH, from the exons ATGTCTtggctcggcgtcgctcCCTTCAAGAAGTTCCCGGCTCCTTTCT TGAAGCCGATGGCCCCCTTCTTTGCTGCTG GTCTGATTATCGCCTACGGCGCCAACTCTGCCCAGaacgccatgatggcct CCGACGAGTGGAAGAACGACCCTCGCAACCCCAACGCCAAGActgccggcaccggcggtcACTAA
- a CDS encoding Ribonuclease P (COG:S~EggNog:ENOG503P61E) — MAPDNDAGKASAPSAKMTSPPRDFEKLAPIPKGAKVQKRPLTRRQLPSSSKTPIVYVSSSTPFMSAVRRVQKHLDRSLRNATAAAPRNASLHARVEGLRRRAAAAAAAAAAAASSSGSGPCHHHGAGEADDDADPGATRVTVTGTGRAVEKVLGVAGWFEQKGDCLVALRTGTVGAVDDIVVENGEEEDESRVRMVSCLEVVVSLK; from the exons ATGGCGCCCGATAacgacgccggcaaggcaTCAGCCCCCTCTGCCAAGATGACATCACCACCGCGAGACTTTGAAAAACTAGCCCCCATCCCCAAAG GCGCCAAAGTCCAGAAACGGCCCCTCACGCGGCGCCagctgccctcctcctccaagacGCCCATCGTCtacgtctcctcctccacgccctTCATGTCCGCCGTCCGGCGCGTCCAGAAGCACCTCGACCGCTCCCTCCGcaacgccaccgccgccgccccgcgcaACGCGTCGCtgcacgcccgcgtcgagggcctcaggcgccgcgccgccgccgccgccgccgccgccgccgccgccgcttcttcttcgggCTCGGGGCcttgccaccaccacggcgccggggaggcagacgatgatgccgatcCCGGCGCGACGCGTGTGACCGTCACGGGCACGGGGCGCGCCGTGGAAAAGGTCCTCGGTGTCGCGGGCTGGTTCGAGCAAAAGGGCGACTGTCTTGTTGCGCTGCGCACCGGGACTGTgggggccgtcgacgacatcgtgGTTGAAAACggggaagaggaagatgaaAGCCGTGTCAGGATGGTGAGCTGCCTCGAGGTCGTGGTGAGCCTCAAGTGA
- a CDS encoding uncharacterized protein (SECRETED:SignalP(1-17~SECRETED:cutsite=ATA-SP~SECRETED:prob=0.5813)~EggNog:ENOG503P4TJ~COG:S): MKSSLFLAAASAMLATASPLGKRAMHTDWVYEVVTVTVTAGAKAAAVPTGVFVEHKHRPEPEPTPTYVPPPPPPVSKPETTTQAPPPPPPPQTTTSVAKQPAPQPKPTTSAAPAPAPAPAPPSGGNYEEVMVYRHNIHRSNHSAPDLTWDSTLAQYAENTAKTCVFEHDMHQGDGHYGQNLASWGGSGSLTDASRMDHAAAAVSDQWYNGEMPNWQFYGMDNPPSSSSLHDWGHFTQVVWKDATKVGCATVKCAAGTVLSFNSWYTVCNYNPPGNYGGKYGENVLKPLGHSIATVNA, encoded by the exons ATGAAGTCGTCTCTGTtcctcgcggccgccagcgccatgcTGGCCACGGCCAGTCCCCTTGGCAAGCGCGCCATGCACACCGACTGGGTCTACGAGGTTGTCACCGTGACGGTGACCGCCGGTGCCAAAGCCGCCGCTGTTCCCACTGGCGTCTTCGTGGAGCACAAGCATaggcccgagcccgagcccacGCCGACTTacgtccctccccctcccccacccgTCAGCAAGccagagacgacgacgcaggctcctcctccccctccccctcctcagACGACGACCAGCGTTGCCAAGCAGCCTGCCCCTCAGCCCAAGCCCACGACttccgccgccccggccccggccccggccccggccccccccagcggcggcaactaCGAGGAGGTTATGGTCTACCGCCACAACATTCACCGCAGCAATCACTCAGCCCCTGATCTGACCTGGGACTCTACGCTTGCTCAGTACGCCGAGAACACGGCCAAAACCTGCGTCTTCGAGCATGACAT GCACCAGGGCGATGGCCACTATGGCCAGAACCTCGCCTCTTGGGGTGGAAGTGGCTCTCTCACCGATGCCTCCAGGATGGACcatgctgcggcggctgtgtCCGATCAGTGGTACAACGGCGAGATGCCCAACTGGCAGTTCTACGGCATGGACAACCCTCCCTCGAGCTCCAGCCTCCATGACTGGGGTCACTTCACGCAGGTTGTCTGGAAGGACGCCACCAAGGTCGGCTGCGCCACGGTTAAGTGCGCTGCTGGCACTGTCCTCAGCTTCAACTCGTGGTACACCGTCTGCAACTACAACCCGCCTG GCAACTACGGTGGCAAGTACGGGGAGAACGTCCTCAAGCCCCTGGGCCACAGCATCGCCACTGTCAACGCGTAA
- a CDS encoding uncharacterized protein (EggNog:ENOG503P0G1~COG:S) has product MSVAIWPPVPPAELPALVAETRARELAWIAGETLDACRELKHGLEDCYALLAPVDPGSTLVMSTRHNEKVKGTLTRVGTRIVKGTLHLQLRTLPAQTISVDPSSPIHIPALDELHTHLTQSIDLLGVCLSRAPSPASPSSSSSPPPSPPSSPPVDAPYLASTLALLADSLAASSALLKGPQQLAVPSVTHGPSSSSAPPPDTSAWLTSSCPAHHFLPPCPSTHQLSVHLGLQESCVVLHLRSLEPADAPVHFGVKLGLAIGTVRRLEHDEMDTVFRYRPAGDGSAESKHPSARHSPEPSAHGSTGSGSAGGGGGGSGDTVEQVYVREKVRIESADPSLISLYSKLGYLSHMLGQTRRNLAAVMGVDLDEA; this is encoded by the exons ATGTCCGTCGCCATCTGgccgcccgtcccgccgGCGGAGCTCCCCGCGCTGGTGGCCgagacgcgggcgcgcgagctggcgTGGATCGCGggcgagacgctcgacgcctGCCGCGAGCTCAAgcacggcctcgaggactgctacgcgctgctggcgcccgTCGACCCGGGGAGCACGCTCGTCATGAGCACGCGGCACAATGAAAAGGTCAAGGGCACGCTGACGCGCGTCGGCACCCGCATCGTCAAGGGG ACGCTCCATCTGCAGCTCCGCACGCTGCCCGCGCAGACCATCTCCGTCGAcccgtcctcgcccatcCACATTCCcgctctcgacgagctgcacaCGCACCTCACCCAGTCCAtcgacctcctcggcgtATGCCTCTCCCGCGCCCCGTCCCCtgcatcgccgtcatcgtcgtcctcgccgccgccgtcgccgccgtcatcccCGCCCGTTGACGCCCCATACCTGGCATCcaccctcgccctgctcgccgactccctcgccgcctcctccgcacTCCTCAAAggcccgcagcagctcgccgtcccgtccgtAACCCACGGTCCCAGCTCTAgttccgcgccgccgccggacacGTCCGCCTGGCTCACCTCGTCGTGCCCGGCGCACCACTTCCtcccgccctgcccgagcACGCACCAGCTCAgcgtccacctcggcctgcaggagAGCTGCGTCGTCCTGCACCTCCGTTCCCTCGAGCCTGCCGATGCGCCCGTCCACTTCGGCGTCAAGCTCGGCCTTGCCATCGGCaccgtccgccgcctcgagcacgACGAGATGGACACCGTCTTCCGCTACCgccccgccggcgacgggagcgCAGAGTCCAAGCACCCCAGCGCCAGGCACTCGCCCGAACCGAGCGCCCACGGGAGCAccgggagcgggagcgccggcggtggcggcggcggcagcggcgataCTGTTGAGCAGGTCTACGTCCGCGAAAAGGTGCGCATCGAGAGCGCCGACCCGAGCCTCATATCACTCTACTCGAAGCTCGGATATCTGAGCCATATGCTGGGCCAGACGCGGCGaaacctcgccgccgtcatgggcgtgGACTTGGACGAGGCCTGA
- a CDS encoding uncharacterized protein (SECRETED:SignalP(1-23~SECRETED:cutsite=ALP-AA~SECRETED:prob=0.2285)~EggNog:ENOG503P7FH), with the protein MHASTIAFFAGLATLAFASTALPAATTTATTTHPEKREGYIKTGPNRGNVYHGMKSGAGTQNHHHSRSAPDACAAGCNGDFQQCIKAGTAIQVCSSSYASCLGHNPFDRNPFEEPTTCTKALYPSPDDAPDACAAKCNGDFQQCFKDSKPMQTCVSDYTHCLGYNPFEKLPFREPTACNKKSMPEKRQTILCVHQCETTYSWCKMIHGSHCDADRIRCLDKCRPVYGRALNTRTERPEKREMGCKTICTDREILCAMFRKQDYCAEKKDKCWEKCNS; encoded by the coding sequence ATGCACGCGTCCACCAtcgccttcttcgccggcCTCGCTACCCTCGCCTTCGCGAGCACCGCCCTccctgccgccaccaccaccgccaccaccacccatccTGAGAAAAGAGAAGGCTACATAAAGACCGGTCCCAACAGGGGCAACGTCTACCACGGGATGAAGTCCGGAGCGGGCACTCAGAACCATCATCACTCCCGCTCTGCGCCGgacgcctgcgccgccgggtGCAACGGCGATTTCCAGCAGTGCATCAAGGCTGGCACCGCCATCCAAGTATGCTCATCCAGCTACGCCTCCTGCCTCGGGCACAATCCCTTCGACAGGAACCCTTTCGAGGAGCCCACGACCTGCACGAAGGCTCTCTACCCCAGCCCCGATGATGCGCCAgacgcctgcgccgccaagTGCAACGGCGACTTCCAGCAGTGCTTCAAGGACAGCAAGCCTATGCAGACCTGCGTCTCCGACTACACCCACTGCCTTGGGTACAACCCATTCGAAAAGCTTCCATTCCGGGAGCCCACGGCCTGCAATAAGAAATCCATGCCAGAGAAGCGCCAGACAATATTGTGTGTGCACCAGTGCGAAACGACCTACAGCTGGTGCAAGATGATCCACGGGTCTCATTGTGACGCAGATCGGATCAGATGTCTCGATAAATGTCGTCCAGTCTACGGGAGGGCCCTCAACACAAGAACAGAGCGGCCAGAGAAGCGCGAGATGGGATGTAAGACTATATGCACCGACCGTGAGATTCTCTGCGCCATGTTCCGGAAGCAGGATTATTGTGCGGAGAAAAAAGACAAGTGTTGGGAAAAATGTAACTCATAA
- a CDS encoding uncharacterized protein (COG:S~EggNog:ENOG503NYGR), producing the protein MLCRSIPRHAAATVARPIGARPLTTTALRRSKTPSMGDIEPSAAAVGSFNSKQHAFREKLVEAQRQRGARALAAQKSSDSSSDQMGQGSSKNDAGATAEAKQKETDRKHGPLSNLIYGTKEGREMEAQIQASFSQVLARGKYVHSIVFHEVKPDKVDEYVELVGKWYPRIANAPDNKVHLVGSWRTEIGDCDTFVHIWEYQKYAGYHESRHSITHHPEFAELDAKLKTMIKSKNISLMQEFSFWPTTPPRQLGGVFELRSYTLHPGNLLEWETHWRRGLKARREVMEGVGAWFVQIGDLNTVHHLWQFANLEERRERREKSWSVEGWSDTVHKTVPLIQSMKSRILIPMPWSPVA; encoded by the exons ATGCTGTGCCGAAGCATCcctcgccatgccgccgcgaccgTCGCTCGGCCCATCGGCGCGCGACccctcaccaccacggcACTGCGGCGGTCCAAGACGCCCTCCATGGGCGACATCGAACCctcagcggcggcagtcggCTCCTTCAACAGCAAGCAGCACGCGTTTCGAGAGAAGCTTGTGGAGGCACAGAGACAGCGGGGAGCACGTGCGTTGGCCGCCCAGAAGTCCTCTGACTCTTCGTCCGACCAGATGGGCCAAGGCTCATCCAAGAATGACGCAGGAGCAACCGCCGAAGCCAAACAAAAGGAGACTGACCGCAAGCATGGGCCTCTCTCCAACCTCATCTACGGCACCAAGGAAGGTCGCGAGATGGAGGCCCAGATCCAGGCGAGCTTCAGTCAGGTTCTCGCTCGTGGCAAATATGTCCACTCGATCGTCTTCCACGAGGTGAAGCCCGACAAGGTGGACGAGtacgtcgagctcgtcggcaagTGGTATCCGCGGATAGCCAACGCGCCAGATAATAAGGTTCATCTGGTCGGAAGTTGGCGCACCGAGATTGGCGACTGCGACACCTTTG TGCACATCTGGGAGTACCAGAAATACGCAGGTTACCACGAGTCGCGGCATTCCATTACACACCACCCTGAGTTCGCCGAACTCGATGCCAAGCTCAAAACTATGATCAAGTCCAAGAACATTTCGCTGATGCAAGAGTTTTCTTTCTGGCCGACAACGCCCCCGCGGCAGTTGGGAGGCGTCTTTGAGCTGCGATCGTACACACTGCACCCCGGAAACCTCCTCGAGTGGGAGACGCACTGGCGTAGGGGCCTCAAGGCGCGCCGGGAGGTAATGGAGGGAGTGGGTGCCTGGTTCGTTCAGATAGGAGACCTGAACACGGTCCACCACCTCTGGCAGTTTGCTAACTTGGAGGAGAGGCGGGAGCGGCGAGAGAAGAGCTGGTCGGTCGAGGGGTGGAGCGACACGGTTCACAAGACTGTGCCTCTTATTCAGAGCATGAAGTCGAGAATCCTGATCCCCATGCCCTGGTCGCCTGTGGCATGA
- a CDS encoding uncharacterized protein (COG:S~EggNog:ENOG503NWYE) gives MATETETLSLPTTTAPTDVTAATMACLHVSSPALHQSSHGQTQHNATHDSHKRRLDEVDSVDWDTNITPGLRFPAAAASPNKAQCTGVGGSSSPRSLAACITDQRHTKDDNDADDDGVSDGGCSGTSVEESCKRALHHFPSPSITFPMPTLEFDFRIAVGLNPEPSLVENRVKKEITTISRGSWSGSFGNGRVMAGGYDLGQARGFRPIRIVEGAFVLQTTDEPPAVLEMRTRGSLSGPCDTLDALLSPRQPKDIDARQYGFRMFATVKTPDKRYAEIVNCGLWVASGVWHGEELIIDAYRVT, from the exons ATGGCCACCGAGACTGAGACGCTCTCGCTCCCCACGACTACGGCCCCGACCGATGTCACGGCAGCTACCATGGCCTGTCTGCACGTCTCATCACCAGCTCTCCACCAGAGCAGCCACGGACAAACACAGCACAATGCCACTCACGATTCTCATAAGCGCaggctcgacgaggtcgactcTGTTGACTGGGACACCAACATCACCCCCGGCCTGCGattccccgccgccgccgcttccccCAACAAGGCCCAGTGCACCGGCGTCGGTGGttcatcatcaccgcgcTCCCTTGCTGCATGCATCACCGACCAACGGCACACCAAAGACGACaacgatgccgacgacgatggtgtgTCCGACGGCGGATGCAGCGGCACCTCGGTCGAGGAATCCTGCAAGCGCGCGTTGCATCACTTTCCTAGTCCGTCCATCACTTTTCCAATGCCGACCCTCGAGTTTGACTTCCGCATCGCCGTGGGACTGAACCCCGAGCCGTCGCTGGTCGAGAATCGCGTCAAGAAGGAAATTACCACAATCTCCAGAGGGAGCTGGTCGGGCTCCTTTGGGAACGGTCGGGTAATG GCCGGCGGATATGACCTGGGCCAAGCACGAGGATTCCGACCCATTCGCATCGTCGAGGGTGCTTTCGTTCTGCAGACGACCGACGAGCCTCCCGCCGT TCTGGAAATGCGCACAAGGGGCTCTCTCTCCGGCCCCTGCGACAcgctcgacgcgctgctgagTCCTCGTCAGCCCAAGGACATCGACGCGCGGCAGTACGGTTTCCGCATGTTTGCCACAGTCAAGACTCCGGACAAGCGCTACGCCGAGATCGTCAATTGTGGCCTGTGGGTCGCCAGCGGAGTCtggcacggcgaggagctaATAATCGA CGCGTATCGCGTGACCTGA
- a CDS encoding uncharacterized protein (TransMembrane:7 (o6-26i38-58o78-97i104-122o134-155i167-187o207-228i)~COG:T~EggNog:ENOG503PD6H): protein MHNETANIWSHLLGALYILVKLFNFMHGRALTVHATDAIAVALFFLSCVACFLMSASYHCLSDHSPGINRLGNQLDHLGIVVIFWGASTSACHFVFASRDTLKATYILVLSVSAAVCGWFTLQPMFRTPRFRSARALTYSLLGLSMAIPFVHVLLEMELEELDEKMELSSFLGMILLVFLGGLMYAVRVPERWFPGTFDVLGQSHNWLHVLVLAAALLRLDGLLDLLANKNYAL from the exons ATGCACAATGAGACCG CCAACATTTGGTCGCACCTTCTCGGGGCCTTGTACATTCTCGTCAAGCTGTTCAACTTCATGCACGGGAGAGCACTCACAGTACACGCGACCGACGCAATCGCCGTtgctctcttcttcttgagctGTGTGGCATGTTTCCTCATGTCGGCATCCTACCATTGCCTATCCGACCACAGCCCGGGCATCAATCGCCTAGGTAACCAGCTCGACCACCTCGGCATCGTTGTCATCTTCTGGGGGgccagcacctcggcctGTCATTTCGTCTTCGCGTCTCGAGACACGCTGAAGGCCACCTATATCCTCGTCTTGTCGGTTTCCGCGGCAGTCTGCGGGTGGTTCACGCTGCAGCCCATGTTCCGGACGCCGCGGTTCCGCTCCGCGAGAGCCCTGACATACTCCTTGCTCGGCTTGTCCATGGCCATACCGTTCGTCCACGTCCTTCTTGAGATGGAACTAGAAGAGCTGGATGAGAAAATGGAATTGTCCTCGTTCTTGGGCATGATACTCCTTGTTTTTCTGGGCGGACTCATGTACGCCGTGAGGGTGCCGGAGCGCTGGTTTCCTGGAACGTTTGATGTTTTGGGTCAGAGTCACAACTGGCTACATGTACTGGTTCTGGCGGCAGCTTTACTTAGACTGGACGGCCTGTTAGATCTTCTGGCTAATAAGAATTACGCGCTTTAG
- a CDS encoding uncharacterized protein (TransMembrane:1 (o43-67i)): MRSLKNPAFDKSAAIEHYCQIDRIHPGRRSENKLALGSPAWTVHAYLVGVSCVGVGVLRHAPVLRYWTLHSRSRRLGWLTDQTLMQHIAGALLPSLAQPGRHALPR; encoded by the coding sequence ATGCGGTCGCTCAAGAACCCAGCATTTGACAAGTCGGCTGCCATCGAGCATTATTGCCAGATCGACCGCATCCATCCTGGTCGACGCAGCGAAAATAAGCTCGCGCTTGGTTCGCCAGCCTGGACCGTACATGCGTACCTGGTGGGTGTGTCGtgtgtgggtgtgggtgtGCTACGACATGCTCCCGTCCTTCGTTACTGGACGCTTCATAGCAGATCCAGACgccttggctggctgactgacCAGACGCTTATGCAGCACAttgccggcgccctcctcccgtcGCTCGCCCAGCCAGGGCGCCACGCCCTCCCGCGCTGA